AGACGCTGGGGCAGGTTGCGGCCTGTGATCACTGCGCGGCGCATCTGCCTTTGGGGCCGCGTCCGGTGGTGCGGATGGAGGCCACGGCGCGGCTGATGATCATCGGCCAGGCCCCGGGCACCAAGGTGCATGAGACGGGCATCCCCTGGAACGACCCCAGCGGCGACCGGCTTCGCGAGTGGCTGCAGCTCGACCGGGACGTGTTCTACGACGCCTCGAAAATCGCCATCATGCCCATGGGCTTCTGCTATCCGGGCCGCAACCCGAAAGGCGGTGACAATCCACCGCGTCCGGAATGCGCGCCGCTCTGGCACGACACCCTGCGCGCCTTCCTGCCGGAAATTCAACTGACCCTGCTGGTTGGAAGTTACGCCCAGAAATACTATCTGGGGAAGGACATGGGCCGGACCATGACTGAAACCGTGCGCGATTTCAGGCGCTATCGGGAGACGGGTTTCCTGCCTTTGCCGCACCCGAGCTGGCGTACGACGGCCTGGCTGAAAAAGAACCCCTGGTTCGCAGAGGAGGTTTTGCCGGTGCTGCGGGCGGACGTAAAAAAATTGCTGGATATGAGTTGAGGATAAAAGAGTGACAGTCGAACAGGATATCACCCGCAAACTGACCGAGGGCCTTTCGCCTGCACAGCTGGCCGTGGAAAACGAAAGCCATCTGCATGCGGGCCATGCAGGCTCCCCCGGGACCGGGTCTTCCCATTTCCGTGTGGTTGTCGTCTCCGACAAATTCGATGGGCTGAACCGCGTTGCGCGCCAGCGTCTGGTCTATGATCTGCTGAAAGTGGAAATGGCCGGTCCGGTTCATGCGCTGGCCCTGCAGACACTGACCCCGGCGGAGGCCGCTGCCTAATCGCCGCGCGCCCTGACGAAGGCCTTCATGTGAAAGGCCGCGTGGCCGGGGGTGTAGTGATAGTCGCGTCCGATGGGGCAGGCGCGCCGGGCGGCACAGCCATGGTTCATGCAATCCGCGCCTGCCGCCGTGCGAAGATGGGCGGCGCAGGCGGCCACATCATATCCGTCACTGCTGAAGGCATCGACCGGACATCCGGTGAGGCAGGGCCGGTCCACGCAACTGTCGCAGGGCGAGGGGGCAGCCTTCCGTTCGGGCAGGTCCAGTTTTTCCCTGAAGGCCAGTGCCCCGCGATAGGCGTGCCACAATCCATATTCCGGATGCATCAGGATGAAGAGCGGCGAGGGGCTGAGGCCCTCCGCCTGCTGTGCCCATTGCTGGAAGGGGTGATAGGGCGGCCCGTCGGAGGGGTAAAAGGCGGTCGCGCCGAAGAGCGCCGCGGCCTTGTCCAGCACCTGTTTGGTCCAGATATCCAGCGCGTCTTTATGCGGAGTATGCTGTTCCTCGAAGGGGGGCCAGATCGCGCTGCCTGCGTTGCCGATCAGGACGAGCGTGCCGGCTTCTGTGGCCAGAGGATCATCATCGGCAGGGTGAAACCCGCCGCGAAGGATCAGACCGTAGTCCTGTAGATAATGGCCCAGCCGCTCCAGCATGACGGGTCAGCCTTCCTCCGGCGACCAGTCCCGCGGCGCCATTTCAAACTGGCGGAAATCGAAACCGGGCGCGACGGTGCATCCCACCAGCACCCAGTCGCCCAGGGGCTCCGCCGCTTGCCAGACATTATGGGGGATGACGGCCTGCGGGCGCTGTCCCCCGGTGAAATCATTGCCCAGGATGGTTTCCTCGACCGGCCCGCCCTCGACACAGGATTTCAGGCGCAACGGGCCACCCGCATACCAGTGCCAAACCTCATCGGCGTCGAGCACCCGATGCCAGTGAGAGCGTTCGCCCTGTTGCAGCAGGTAATAGATTGCCGTCGAGGCGGCGCGGCGGTTGCCTTCTTCAGCGGCGCGAAAGGTTTCAACATACCAGCCCCCTTCCGGGTGCGGCTGCATGTTCAACTCTTCGATAATCGTGTCAGCGTTCATATCCGCACCCTAGCGCGTTGCAATCCGTTCGAAAACAAAGGAATTCACCCATCGTAAACCTTTTGTTAACTACTTACAGGTTTCTTAATCAGCCTGAATACCAAACAAGTGGACAGGTTTGGAATATGCAGGGGGGGAATGTCTCAGGGAAAGCGATGATGCCATCCCGGATTGAGGCCGATATTCGCGATCGCATCGCCAGTCGGCCGTTGCGTCAATTGTTGGATCATTGGTTTGTGGCCCGGCAGGACCGGTTGATGCCCGCGCGTGCGGATATTGACCCGACCGCCATTGCGCCCGCGATCGGTCATGTCTGGCTGATGGAGGCGGTGCCGTCAGAGAGCAGCTTCCGCTATCGTCTGGCCGGTGAAGACATCAATATGGTCTATGGGTTCAGCCTTGCAGGGAAATTGCTGGAAGAGGTGCATGCTCCCGACAGTCTGGAGGGTATCCGCGAACGCCTCGACCGTGTGGTGCAGGGCCCCTGTATCCTCTATTCCCATGGCCGGACGCGTTATCGCAACGGCCCTGAAAGTCAGCATGACCGGCTGGTTCTTCCACTGTCAAAGGACGGAAGGACGGTGACCGACCTGATCGGGGTCACCAAATATGCCTTCGGGCGGGATGTCCGTCCCGGCGACCTTTTGCATCATGTGGTGGATGAGGTCACGGTCTTCCCCCTCACATAACGGCCCGGGCCACCGGGTTTCTGGGCCTGTCCGGCATAACAGATTCTTGTGTTTACGGTCAGCCTTTGCGCGGATCGGTTGCCTGCATGGACGGCCGGTCCATGAAACGGTCGAACCAGTTTGCCAGATCCGAACGGCCACTGCGCCAGGGGTGGTCGGCAAAGCGGAACTGCAGATAGTCGAGGGCGCAGGCGGATGCAACCGACGCCAGGCTCACCGAACGGTCCAGCGTGGCGGCTTCATGGTCAAGCAGGTCCAGCCCCGCGTTGATCGCCGCATACTGCCGGTCCACCCACCAGTCCTTGGCGACGGCGGTGCCGGTGGCCTCTTCCCGCATGGCCTGCTGGCGCAGGTTCAGTGCCGCATCGGTCACCCCCTGGGCCGTGGCATGCAGGCGCAGGATATCCCAACGCTCTTCACCACCTTCCGGGACCAGTTTCTCACCACCCTGCAGGTGATCCAGATAGTCACAGATAACCGTGGAGTCAAAAAGGGCAGGGCCGTCTTCGCGGATCAGGGCAGGGACTTTGCCCAAGGGGTTGGTCTCACGCAGGCTGTCATCCTCGAAAGGTTTGACGGAGACGACCTCGATCCGATCCATCAGGCCGGTTTCATGGGCCTGGACGAGAACCTTGCGGGCATAGGGTGAGGTCGGGCTGTAAAGCAGTTTCATTGTTGTCTTCCCCTTTTTTTATAGGACCGGGCAGCAGTCTAGGATAACCGCGCATCCGGCTGGCAGAGCCAATTTGGCGGAACCTGCGCTTAGAAGTTGTCCTTACGGTGACGCACTTCGGCAAAAACCCGGACCGGGTCGTCGGCGGAGAGGTCGAGGTTGGCGGCAAGCGCCGGGGCATCGGCGCGCAGGAAGGGGTTGGTTGCCTTCTCATCGCCCAGAAGCGACGGTATCGTCGGCTGTCCCTTGGCGCGCCTTGCGTCGATCGTCGTTGCCCGTTCGCGCAGCAGGCTGTTGTCGGGGTCAACGCTTAACGCAAACCTGGCGTTGGCCTGGGTATATTCATGGGCGCAATAGACGCGTGTCTGATCGGGAAGCCGGCGCAGTTTGCCAAGCGACGTCCACATCTGTTCCGGCGTGCCCTCGAACAGACGGCCGCACCCCAGTGCAAAGAGCGTGTCGCCGCAGAACAGGGCGTCGTCCGCCTCGAACCAGTAGGCGATATGGCCGCGGGTGTGGCCGGGCACATCGAAGACCGTGGCCCGGGCATTGCCGAAATCATACTGCTCGCCGTCGCCGACTTCGATCTCAATGCCCGGAATGCGGGCGGCATCGGCCCGGGGGCCGACGATGGTACAGCCGGTCGCCGCCTGGATTTCCCGGTTGCCGCCCACGTGATCGGGATGATGGTGGGTATTCAGGATATGGGTGATGCGCCAGCCACGGGCCTTGGCCTCCGCCAGGACCGGCGCGGCGACTGCAGGGTCGACCACGGCGGTCATGTTCTGGCCGGGCTCGTGGACCAGATAAACGTAGTTATCGTCTAGGACCGGAATTTGAACGATTTCGAGCATGGCTGGCGACTGTCCCTGTTGGGGTTAGATATTATAGCCCAGTTCCTTGGCTTTCGCTTTCACTCTTTCTGTGACGCGCTGTCCGAAAAGCTGGCCCCAGGCCTGTCCGGCCTGCATGCTTTTCATCATCATCTGGGGCTGTTTTTCGGCAAAGGCCTTGCCGCTGTCCGTCTTGTAGAAGGCCACAACGTCATTGATTTCCTTTTCGGTGAAGGTTTCATCGAAAACAGGGATCATCATGTTGACGAATTCGGGAAAGGTTGCCTCGAATTCCTCTTCGATGACACCGATAAGCTGTTGCCGGTGATCGTCCGTCAGGTTGGGCAGCGCCTGGTCAAGATTAACGCGAAGCTGCTGGATCATCGGGCCGCGCATCATGTCCAGCGTGCTGCTGGCGCCGCTGATCTTGATCAGCTCGCGGATTTTGTCCTGTTTGGATTCGGCATGGGCCGTTTGCAGGGTGGAAACGGCAAGCAGGATGCCGACAAAAAGACTGAGTAGGCGTGACATATTTTCCCCCGGGGTTAGGTTGTCTGGCGGTCAGGGTATAGGGATCAACTGGGCTTGTCATCCGGTCTATGGCCGGTAAAGCGATTGCCTTCAATTGCAGGCCGTGACACGATAACGCCATGTGGATAGATGTCGTTGACCTGAATGCATTTTATCGAAGCCGACTGGGCAAGGTGGCGCGGCATTTCATCCGCAGCCGCATCCGTCAGCTCTGGCCGGATGTGAAGGGTGAGGTCGTGGTCGGCCTGGGCTATGCGACGCCCTATCTGAAACAGTTTGAAGGTGAGGCGGAACGCACGCTGGCGGTGATGCCCGCACATCAGGGCGTGACCCATTGGCCGCGCGGCAAACCCAACCGGGTGACATTGGCCTATGAAACGGCCTTGCCCTTTCCCGATTATTCCGTCGACCGCCTGATTCTGGTGCATGGCCTGGAAAACGCGGAATATCTGCGCCAGACCATGCGCGAGGCCTGGCGTGTGTTGAAGGGAAATGGCCGGATGCTGGTGGTTGTGCCCGCACGCCGGGGGTTCTGGGCACGCCGGGATGTGACGCCGTTCGGCATGGGAAAACCCTATACGGTGGGGCAGGTCCGCCGGTTGTTGCGCGAAACGCAGTTTGAACCTCAGCAGGTGACACGCGCCCTTTATATTCCGCCGCAGAAATGGGAGTTTCTGTTGCATACAGCCCCGTTCTGGGAGCGTTTGGGCGCGCGCTGGTTCCCGCGCCTGGGCGGGGTGTTGCTGGTCGAGGCCTGCAAGCAGGTCTATGCGGCAGCGCCGATGCGGCCCCTCGCCAAACGCAAAATGGTGGTTCTTCCGGGGGCGGTGGATGTTGTCCGACGCCACAGGAAAGCGACCCGCGACGCAGCGGAATAACGCTCGGTTTGCACGGCTTTTCCAAATTTTTCCAAGACTTGAAACCGGCTCACCGTTACAATGACGAAATATACGGTGGGGGCGACAACGTTGGTAAGGGAGTGCGCCTTGTCGAGGCGACTGGTTATTGATCCGGATTCGGACGAATTGAAGTCCCCGGTAACGCGCAAGGCTCTGCGTTATTGGCACAGCCAATGCCGGGACAGCCGAATTCCATGCCGGGCGGATATCGACCCGGCAAAGCTCAAGTCCATTCTGCCCAATATGTGCATGCTGGCGGTTCTGGATGGTGGCGGGGATTTCCTGTTCCGCCTGCTTGGTACACGAATGCGGGAATTTTTATCCAACGATTATACCGGAAGGCGGTTGTCCGAGGTGGATGCGTTGCAACCCTCTGACATGCTTGTGGAAAATTTTTCGACATGTATCGACACCCGCCAACCCATTCTGGCGAATACCCCTTATGTGGGGCCGAAGAAAGATATTGCGGAACTGGAAGACCTTATCCTGCCCCTGTCGGATTGTGGGGAGAAGGTCGACCGGCTGATGATTGTCGTCGACTTCCGCTTCAAGCTGGATGATGAATGGTAGTCCGGCCTGTTACTTGCGGCGGCGCGGTAACTCAAGGAAACTGCGGCGAAGCTGGCGCATCTGCAGGCCCATCGCGATCAGTCCCAGCCCGAGAACGGCCGCAATGATCGTGAAATGACCTACCTGATCTGTGGAAAAAGACACGCTAATCCAATGACCGGCGAGCAGGACAAGGGTGAGGCAGACCAATCCGCAAATGGCGGCGCCCAGTGTTATCCCTATAACTTTCGACATCATTGGCTCATTCCTCGTTTCTCGTTGGGGAACAAGAAGCTCTTGCTGAAATACGACGCAAGTACCGTGCCAGATTATTTCCGGACAATAATGGAAGTAGAGCCATTTAACAATCGTATAGGTAGAAAAACCAAGGATGTTTCTGTGACAAATTTGTGAACCGGGCAAAAAAAGGCCAGGGCACAGGGCCCCGGCCTTTGTCTTGTCAGGCTGACTGACGATTACCCCCGGTTCTGGCGGTTCTCGATCAGATCGTCCACCACGGCCGGATCGGCAAGTGTCGAAGTGTCGCCCAGGTTGCTGAACTCATTCTCGCCGATCTTGCGCAGGATACGGCGCATGATCTTGCCGGAACGGGTCTTGGGCAGGCCCGGTGCGAATTGCAGCCAGTCCGGCGAAGCGATCGGGCCGATTTCGGCGCGGACCCATTTCACCAGTTCCGTCTTCAACTCATCGCTGGGCTCGATCCCTGCGTTGAGCGTGACATAGGCATAGATGCCCTGGCCCTTGATATCATGCGGGGCGCCGACAACAGCCGCCTCGGCGACCTTGTCATGGGCGACGAGCGCGCTTTCGACCTCTGCGGTGCCCATGCGGTGGCCGGATACGTTGATCACATCATCCACACGGCCGGTGATCCAGTAATAGCCATCTTCGTCCCGGCGGGCGCCGTCGCCCGTGAAGTAGCGGCCGGGATAGGTGGAAAAATAGGTCTGGACGAAACGGTCGTGGTCGCCATAGACGCTGCGCATCTGGCCGGGCCAGCTATCGGCAATGCAGAGGTTGCCTTCCGTCGCCCCGTCCAGCGGCGTGCCTTCGTTGTCCACCAGAAGCGGCTGGACGCCAAAGAAGGGCCGCGTGGCGGAGCCGGGTTTCAATGCGGTCGCACCCGGCAGCGGCGTGATCAGGATGCCGCCGGTTTCCGTCTGCCACCAGGTATCCACGATCGGGCAGCGTTTCTCGCCGACTACCTCGTGATACCACATCCAGGCTTCCGGGTTGATCGGCTCACCCACCGTGCCCAGCAGGCGCAGGCTGGACCTGTCGGTT
The Aestuariispira ectoiniformans genome window above contains:
- a CDS encoding DUF2059 domain-containing protein, which gives rise to MSRLLSLFVGILLAVSTLQTAHAESKQDKIRELIKISGASSTLDMMRGPMIQQLRVNLDQALPNLTDDHRQQLIGVIEEEFEATFPEFVNMMIPVFDETFTEKEINDVVAFYKTDSGKAFAEKQPQMMMKSMQAGQAWGQLFGQRVTERVKAKAKELGYNI
- the gloB gene encoding hydroxyacylglutathione hydrolase is translated as MLEIVQIPVLDDNYVYLVHEPGQNMTAVVDPAVAAPVLAEAKARGWRITHILNTHHHPDHVGGNREIQAATGCTIVGPRADAARIPGIEIEVGDGEQYDFGNARATVFDVPGHTRGHIAYWFEADDALFCGDTLFALGCGRLFEGTPEQMWTSLGKLRRLPDQTRVYCAHEYTQANARFALSVDPDNSLLRERATTIDARRAKGQPTIPSLLGDEKATNPFLRADAPALAANLDLSADDPVRVFAEVRHRKDNF
- a CDS encoding PAS domain-containing protein — translated: MSRRLVIDPDSDELKSPVTRKALRYWHSQCRDSRIPCRADIDPAKLKSILPNMCMLAVLDGGGDFLFRLLGTRMREFLSNDYTGRRLSEVDALQPSDMLVENFSTCIDTRQPILANTPYVGPKKDIAELEDLILPLSDCGEKVDRLMIVVDFRFKLDDEW
- a CDS encoding PAS domain-containing protein, whose translation is MMPSRIEADIRDRIASRPLRQLLDHWFVARQDRLMPARADIDPTAIAPAIGHVWLMEAVPSESSFRYRLAGEDINMVYGFSLAGKLLEEVHAPDSLEGIRERLDRVVQGPCILYSHGRTRYRNGPESQHDRLVLPLSKDGRTVTDLIGVTKYAFGRDVRPGDLLHHVVDEVTVFPLT
- a CDS encoding glutathione S-transferase N-terminal domain-containing protein gives rise to the protein MKLLYSPTSPYARKVLVQAHETGLMDRIEVVSVKPFEDDSLRETNPLGKVPALIREDGPALFDSTVICDYLDHLQGGEKLVPEGGEERWDILRLHATAQGVTDAALNLRQQAMREEATGTAVAKDWWVDRQYAAINAGLDLLDHEAATLDRSVSLASVASACALDYLQFRFADHPWRSGRSDLANWFDRFMDRPSMQATDPRKG
- a CDS encoding class I SAM-dependent methyltransferase, whose protein sequence is MWIDVVDLNAFYRSRLGKVARHFIRSRIRQLWPDVKGEVVVGLGYATPYLKQFEGEAERTLAVMPAHQGVTHWPRGKPNRVTLAYETALPFPDYSVDRLILVHGLENAEYLRQTMREAWRVLKGNGRMLVVVPARRGFWARRDVTPFGMGKPYTVGQVRRLLRETQFEPQQVTRALYIPPQKWEFLLHTAPFWERLGARWFPRLGGVLLVEACKQVYAAAPMRPLAKRKMVVLPGAVDVVRRHRKATRDAAE
- a CDS encoding uracil-DNA glycosylase family protein; protein product: MTAQDFDKTLGQVAACDHCAAHLPLGPRPVVRMEATARLMIIGQAPGTKVHETGIPWNDPSGDRLREWLQLDRDVFYDASKIAIMPMGFCYPGRNPKGGDNPPRPECAPLWHDTLRAFLPEIQLTLLVGSYAQKYYLGKDMGRTMTETVRDFRRYRETGFLPLPHPSWRTTAWLKKNPWFAEEVLPVLRADVKKLLDMS
- a CDS encoding BolA family protein; the protein is MTVEQDITRKLTEGLSPAQLAVENESHLHAGHAGSPGTGSSHFRVVVVSDKFDGLNRVARQRLVYDLLKVEMAGPVHALALQTLTPAEAAA
- a CDS encoding cupin domain-containing protein — translated: MNADTIIEELNMQPHPEGGWYVETFRAAEEGNRRAASTAIYYLLQQGERSHWHRVLDADEVWHWYAGGPLRLKSCVEGGPVEETILGNDFTGGQRPQAVIPHNVWQAAEPLGDWVLVGCTVAPGFDFRQFEMAPRDWSPEEG
- a CDS encoding ferredoxin — its product is MLERLGHYLQDYGLILRGGFHPADDDPLATEAGTLVLIGNAGSAIWPPFEEQHTPHKDALDIWTKQVLDKAAALFGATAFYPSDGPPYHPFQQWAQQAEGLSPSPLFILMHPEYGLWHAYRGALAFREKLDLPERKAAPSPCDSCVDRPCLTGCPVDAFSSDGYDVAACAAHLRTAAGADCMNHGCAARRACPIGRDYHYTPGHAAFHMKAFVRARGD